A stretch of Besnoitia besnoiti strain Bb-Ger1 chromosome III, whole genome shotgun sequence DNA encodes these proteins:
- a CDS encoding hypothetical protein (encoded by transcript BESB_046190), with product MERPEARRSKESRPGTPPLSDGPPPSSACHSRPSSSAGGVKASCAGESPTAGAWDGAVSEFSAISTSPAASAGPNWEPAATSGATSPTLPSVSSVSSATSPNGGDASPQPEASGGEAESPPGTAGSNARRRSSSSPSLRPSPEAHHPGGRKRARSPVSAALSSVSSSAASGGGGGSHHPVQQRELVLMQRMTQDQFQQRLADLGWYRQTLQVINFRNAVFPSTYSVALFLSAAAAAPQLIKVLMYYFDSLPPAQYRVFCYGLARCQHIRHLDANATGTAGLPAWRTRLLLRKLEAFPDIRHVTLSGNELESFRGARRRRKLGARTGGDATPPRPSSDSDDLDDEERQEEAEEWGRDADYIFDVEAEDADAKKRREKRDSAAARASDAALVPGAPAQNGVTEKKPSNHPPGGAPAAPAEHTAPGQESEAEKVDAARSADVEEDLETTAKQLLAQVLADVRSGRRAARRRRYFPGAGQKEHCPSPVRSDEKEKRSLSPAPSCVFENEARETRAVHNLRELMVRGVVCLQIKECALAQQSQLSLWVLNSCHLLRLRQLDMGKADRSLALVMPEERDPSTNDELLRRICLMSRPLWTRRKQSSDILTAFHAIDDWREPMLPYFWLYALLDCMLLYAHNHPPASLPSPSHAASTKPGEIPPSSGGVMPHSPFPGAAYASLLKHRRLMRQPLVRVWFPPQDPQQAVGLALRLPPGCAGFCYALLMGRVGDRCLVRWLARRQFSEHLEQDIRACKQSFAVSSSEGATPDSSSVHPQRLSCPSSASPVSSYVAEILARFKKLNPFPPLCPLCLPTAAAPADGSTALGAAAFGAHSQASRSRASSRLAAVAAAAAVAAHGAAASSPFYTTGLDCPQMRQKRELELFFGKFDAVVHVSRVEPAAFAWDWRLSREQEEGEGGVHREREADGEFDPSSACTEGAEKPETEDCGASVGEGETEKGRLLHGPKSSLPAHVKREPSAGRDGERRTDDKRGISSMGGEEGIGVGSWVEVDLGGEEDAGKQFVTAIGIICQVDQAPAGAPPATLPSWQDPGCAFNPRFGLAVQESRSPSAPRPGALAAAQRNLLFSARFRVNLLHTKPTAPSSASSHGVKSSSARGNAPSTGGKNVAPPGGSAKGSDAGRVVSVPFSRVRPLQVLLPPKETWSLAAVRSQAAKIKEDAERRGVEKRYWGFGGPLGSCVLLPKEWGIDAAESDFGAPRAFPSALSRPLASAPPAPPAASAPSVFHSRVLQFFEPEQVEFMQKNMHHPRQLIAHFGFSSPSPPVSGSPSVMGRRRSYGGNASLRGGSCTGSSAISVASSVSRASSEASREASPRLEPSGADRGLGFDASDGAAEGEERGAAGPSGAPAGAAAAPASRDGGGFLPQAAEEKKVLSVPVGGRGHLGSPGCAGWSAPLKHGGQGAPPGFNRLAYAHVLLPPPAPPRGFFSLLSGSGGGSQSQSSSAKGVKQEGGNSKGGAVEKSSGEGAGDLKPPHGRSAPSVDSSLSPRGGSRCPSPGDAGSAGRCSSSTSRRSSTPQHVDFFGPESGARHDSPFPVSDGSVVGASPREWGSARAHSPPAGTSSTSHKKRAPGSAQESGAAAAARVGAARGAGAVSKDAKGGGAAFAKGAAASAHANGAPHSKRARVTYSPTISGKTRSVGSDKSVSPPPFRLDRERSPSPVRGGPGSGRLRQQRAYQCTDGQGSNLVVCVEIFDDDDDEEARTKGSAAAGRGEKKAKKDEDDASHLTLGEGGRCGADTAASRYVATRTLARGPLAAGRYAEGDGEFHAWRNGTLRRRRRTEAERAERRRRQEMEEQSYQKTRESEWLWGLSLPCPALSPSDEGAAAEAPACDVSLCEGGDGRRESPTDEQDRSCLSPHPRLPLAPSTVRSLHAESWSLSESSKSPSSVSSRPSSPSSSPSLTACCAAGPAPFTLHLSRGIDGLRGDCAAEAPPNPLLPPARQPLEASEWQLIKTALHILRGRGVCGLICEPGGSLLSAGSAKEAATERQRYICLPLSADLWQTGGYQGENPFVSSLAGAEAGSREPGGSDLLWGTATHLRKGREGSCLAGGDAAQPGKRHVLHDDCSGDRRPRKRFWRLNEEALDQLRCFLEFRVSRRRSRMLQDEHFLTCPAALERRASPFPPTRGRERSPVSVQDTVLGAAFGRPDSTDLLGPLLACVPPRPPAPPRRERSKADRFAGRRAPPPESAPARAAVLRSCRMAAEALAAGGVEGPPPAGAGGGDAAAAGRWECGSAGAGVPREGSSGRTEGGFSAGHVGAGKKRSRGKASAGAAHSHVWSWNWEAVGGDYGLDNRGIYRRYAEAILDQQARRRKRRLESDGQVGCFGWRRDYVMRLLKKASSRSPQGDDCEDERMGDDDGSRGLAHRRDGIENLGESIEDRFYRALNRFVDPGALWGLGAAHAGSAPDASSSRGGAESIAGNFSSGNGVKRPVSSTGRRSVFSGDECSEIDTEEDEEDPTVQRRLRRERRAAANEAAAAAAAEEGPSLAGPCGHSATRRSSSPATSQESSRFPAASSSSTTAVKKPLPASRKPGRPRKASAGPASTAGSSAVSSPPAAAAPGVPDPRTVPSRDSHGRFLPGGSPASASPVCQQTAVADQKRMPQRPPPGARGAQVAKLPIGQSDAPCGVQAANRESDVKAATGPEEHAENVNRSVPDSSAGRASGEHALRGGTQILSQRASLKADSGDGREPSHAGGVAAAAAPEGRTLSAADHALSRDFEANPATRGRGEGGEGAEDSWEGVAAKQPDPQEEETPPPSEAAKVVVSGQPKSQSDEADAPELDAAKRVQDTTDEQEQDGVSSVSLSPVISVESPVEGLSTCGVRPAAASGSAGAPHVSQRSGLDGTGRGNESGETHSASSPSGAGLHYESRFHDASCATGGGAGQADRAGGPDEVPSPAAQPPQRLGEWGPAAAAAGAGTVQVVSLGSLPPQFSAVPHGHQFARYPEQFQHHLAHQQLSHRQWVQQHQAAAAYYAVHGFQHHGQIFAAPAVYAAGSGGGRPGCGSVQALHGVAGSVSSASSASSCADAGLPAGQLVALSVPDVCASAHPSPPRAIELGFFPQANGHVLTSRPGSAPSDSFDAAAARGGPPEGCRLDVGHFRDGDTCAVTECAGGSAALSRGGRLKAEGDSLAQHCAGTMAVALGGGRAPRSSAAEQVIDLTEDD from the exons ATGGAACGgcccgaggcgcgccgtTCCAAAGAGTCCAGGCCTGGAACGCCCCCGCTCTCCGATGGTCCTCCTCCGTCATCCGCATGTCATTCTCGGCCTTCTTCATCGGCTGGAGGCGTGAAAGCCTCATGCGCTGGCGAGTCTCCAACTGCCGGCGCGTGGGACGGGGCTGTCTCTGAATTCTCCGCAATCTCCACGTCGCCTGCTGCCTCGGCTGGCCCGAACTGGgagccagcggcgacgagcggcgcCACCTCTCCGACCCTGCCGTCTGTATCGTCCGTTTCTTCTGCAACGAGCCCCAAtggaggcgacgcgtcgccgcagccggaggCCTCtgggggagaggcggagagcccACCAGGAACTGCGGGCTCGAATGCGCGACGTCGGTCCTCGagctctccctctctgcggccaTCGCCGGAGGCGCACCATCCTGGCGGgcggaagagggcgaggagcccGGTGAGTGCCGCGCTTTCTTCCGtgtcgtcttcggcggcatcgggaggggggggcgggtcTCACCATCccgtgcagcagcgcgagctcgtTCTGATGCAGCGGATGACTCAGGACCAGTTTCAACAGCGTCTTGCGGACCTGGGGTGGTACcggcagacgctgcaggtGATCAACTTCCGCAACGCAGTCTTCCCCTCGACGTACTCCGTCGCGCTCTTTCTgtccgctgcagcggccgccccgCAGCTGATCAAAGTTCTCATGTACTACTTTGACAGCTTGCCGCCCGCGCAGTACCGCGTCTTCTGCTACGGCCTGGCGCGCTGCCAACACATTCGGCACCTCGACGCGAACGCGACCGGCACGGCTGGTTTGCCCGCCTGGCGAacgcgtctgcttctgcgaAAGCTCGAAGCCTTTCCCGACATTCGGCACGTCACTCTGTCTGGAAACGAGTTGGAATCCTTTCGgggggcgcgcaggcgacgcaaaCTCGGCGCCAGgaccggcggcgacgccacACCGCCGCGGCCCTCGAGTGACTCGGATGACCTGGACGACGAGGAACGACAGGAAGAGGCCGAAGAATGGGGGCGAGATGCGGACTATATTTTCGATgtcgaagcagaagacgccgacgcgaaaaaacggagggaaaagagagactcagcggccgcgcgcgcgagcgacgcggcgttAGTCCCtggtgcgcctgcgcagaacGGGGTCACAGAGAAGAAACCCAGCAACCATCCGCCTGGcggggcgccggcagcgccagcagagcACACGGCCCCAGGGCAGGAAAGCGAAGCGGAAAAAGTGGATGCCGCGCGGTCCGCGGACGTCGAGGAAGATCTGGAAACGACTGCCAAACAGCTTCTCGCTCAAGTTCTCGCGGATGTCCGCTCCGGCCGAAGGGCGGCTCGACGCAGGAGATACTTCCCCGGCGCGGGGCAGAAGGAACACTGCCCAAGCCCCGTGCGCTcggacgagaaggagaagcggtctctgtcgccggcgcctaGCTGTGTGTTCGAAAACGaagcgcgggagacgcgcgccgtgCACAACCTTCGAGAGCTGATGGTTCGTGGCGTCGTCTGCTTGCAGATCAAGGAGTGCGCCCTGGCTCAGCAGTCGCAGCTCTCGCTCTGGGTTCTCAACTCCTGTcacctgctgcgccttcggcaGCTCGACATGGGCAAAGCCGACCGttccctcgccctcgtgATGCCCGAAGAAAGAGATCCTTCCACCAACGACGAA CTGCTTCGGAGAATATGCCTCATGTCGCGCCCTCTCTGGACTCGGCGCAAGCAGTCGAGCGACATCCTCACAGCATTTCACG CGATCGACGATTGGCGGGAGCCGATGCTGCCCTACTTCTGGCTGTATGCGTTGTTGGACTGCATGCTGCTCTACGCGCATAATCACCCGCCGGCATcgctgccttctccttcgcatGCCGCGTCTACGAAGCCGGGGGAGATTCCCCCGTCCTCTGGAGGCGTAATGCCTCATTCGCCCTTCCCAGGCGCAGCCTATGCGTCTCTCTTGAAGCATCGGCGCCTCATGCGACAGCCGC TGGTACGCGTCTGGTTCCCGCCTCAAGATCCCCAACAGGCCGTCGGCTTGGCGCTAAGGCTTCCGCCCGGATGTGCGGGTTTCTG TTACGCGTTGCTTATGGGCCGCGTGGGGGACAGGTGCTTGGTTCGCTGGCTAGCGCGTCGTCAGTTCAGCGAGCACTTGGAGCAAGACATACGGGCTTGTAAACAAAGCTTTGCCGTGTCGTCTTCGGAGGGCGCGACCCCCGATTCCTCGTCTGTGCATCCACAGCGTCTCTCTTGTCCTTCGTCTGCATCGCCGGTCTCTTCGTACGTTGCGGAGATTCTTGCTCGGTTCAAAAAGCTGAATCCCTTTCCGCCGCTCTGTCCGCTCTGCCTGCcgactgcggctgcgcctgccgatGGGTCGACAGCCttgggcgcggcggcctttgGAGCCCACTCGCAGGCCTCCAggagccgcgcgtcgtcgcggctggcggcggtggcggcggccgcagctgtcgcggcgcacggggcggcggcgtcgtcgcccttctaCACGACCGGTCTCGATTGCCCGCAGATGCGGCAGAAACGAGAGCTCGAGTTGTTTTTCGGAAAGTTTGACGCAGTGGTGCATGTCTCGAGAGTGGAGccggccgccttcgcctgggACTGGAGGCTCAGTCGAgagcaggaagaaggcgagggcggcgtccACAGGGAGCGAGAGGCCGACGGGGAATTCGACCCAAGTTCCGCGTGCACGGAGGGCGCAGAAAAACCCGAAACGGAGGACTGTGGCGCCTCggtcggcgagggcgagacagagaagggcAGGCTACTACACGGCCCGAAGAGCAGTCTCCCCGCCCACGTGAAGAGGGAACCGAGCGCAGGACGAgacggagaaagaaggaCAGACGACAAACGCGGGATTTCGAGCAtgggcggcgaagaaggcatcGGCGTCGGGTCCTGGGTAGAAGTGGATCtaggaggcgaagaagatgcGGGGAAACAGTTTGTGACAGCCATCGGCATTATCTGCCAA GTCGATCAAGCCCCTGCGGGGGCGCCCCCCGCTACCCTCCCGTCATGGCAAGACCCGGGTTGTGCGTTCAATCCTCGCTTCGGCCTCGCTGTGCAGGagtcgcggtcgccgagtGCGCCGCGGCCAGGTGCGCTGGCTGCAGCCCAGCGCAACCTGCTTTTTTCcgctcgcttccgcgtcaACTTGCTGCACACGAAACCGACagcgccctcctcggcgtcttcgcatGGGGTCAAGAGTTCTTCGGCTCGCGGAAACGCCCCGTCGACGGGGGGGAAGAATGTCGCGCCCCCTGGAGGCAGTGCAAAAGGCTCTGACGCGGGGCGGGTCGTCAGCGTCCCCTTCAGCCGCGTCCGCCCCTTGCAGGTCCTCTTGCCTCCCAAAGAAACTTGGAGTCTGGCGGCTGTACGCTCGCAGGCTGCGAAAATAAAAGAGGACGCAGAACGACGCGGCGTAGAGAAGAGATACTGGGGTTTTGGAGGCCCCCTGGGGTCTTGTGTCCTACTCCCCAAAGAGTGGGGaatcgacgccgccgagagcgatTTCG gcgcgccgcgggcgtttCCCAGCGCTCTGAGTCGCCCTTTGGCGTCTGCCCCTCCGGCGCCcccggctgcgtctgcgccctcaGTCTTTCACTCCCGAGTTCTTCAATTTTTCGAGCCCGAGCAGGTGGAGTTCATGCAGAAGAACATGCACCACCCTCGCCAGTTGATTGCTCACTTTGGTTTCAGCTCGCCGTCCCCGCCAGTGTCGGGTTCGCCTTCGGTCATGGGCAGACGTAGGTCCTACGGGGGTAACGCGAGTCTCCGGGGCGGAAGCTGTACTGGCAGCAGTGCGATATCTGTCGCGTCATcggtctctcgcgcttcgtcAGAGGCCTCCCgcgaggcgtctcctcgtctggAGCCCTCCGGCGCTGACCGAGGCTTGGGTTTCGACGCGTCCGACGgtgctgcggagggcgaggagagaggggctGCGGGTCCCTCTGgtgcgccggcgggggcggcggccgcgccggcgagtcGGGACGGTGGAGGATTCCTTCCTCaggcggcagaagagaagaaggttCTCAGTGTGCCGGTGGGGGGCAGAGGCCACCTCGGGAGTCCGGGCTGCGCAGGCTGGAGTGCGCCTCTCAAACACGGTGGACAAGGTGCGCCACCGGGGTTCAATCGGTTGGCGTACGCACATGTCCTGCTACCCCCTCCAGCCCCCCCGAGAggctttttctcgcttctttCAGGAAGCGGTGGCGGAAGCCAGAGTCAGAGTTCTTCCGCCAAGGGGGTGAAGCAGGAAGGAGGCAACAGCAaaggcggcgccgtggagaaGAGTtcgggagaaggcgcgggtGACTTGAAACCGCCCCACGGGCGGTCCGCTCCGAGCGTGGACTCGTCTTTGTCGCCTCGAGGTGGCTCCCGATGTCCCTCtcccggcgacgcaggctcAGCGGGCCGCTGCTCGTCCTCGACTTCCCGTCGTTCCTCGACGCCCCAGCATGTGGATTTTTTTGGCCCGGAGAGCGGGGCTCGGCACGACTCGCCGTTCCCAGTCTCCGACGGCTCCGTAGTGGGGGCGTCCCCCCGCGAGTGGGGGTCGGCGAGGGCCcactcgccgccggcgggaaCGTCCTCGACAAGCCACAAGAAGCGGGCTCCGGGGTCCGCTCAGGAATCcggagctgcggcagctgcgcgcgtaGGGGCAGCCAGAGGCGCCGGTGCCGTCTCAAAAGACGCAaaggggggaggcgcggccttTGCAaagggcgcggctgcgtcggcgcACGCCAATGGGGCGCCACACAgcaagcgcgcgcgagtgaCGTACTCACCCACGATCTCTGGAAAGACTCGATCTGTCGGGAGCGACAAATccgtgtctccgcctccattCCGACTCGACAGAGAGCGATCTCCCTCCCCTGTGCGGGGGGGGCCAGGCTCCGGCCGACTCCGCCAACAGAGAGCGTATCAGTGCACAG ATGGGCAAGGCTCCAACCTCGTCGTCTGTGTCGAGATTTTtgatgacgacgacgacgaagaggcgagaacAAAGgggtctgctgctgcaggaagaGGTGAGAAGAAAGCAAAGAAGGACGAGGATGACGCGAGCCACCTGACGCTgggagaaggcggcaggTGCGGCGCCGATACCGCGGCTTCTCGCTATGTAGCCACGAGGACGCTGGCGCGAGGCCCCCTGGCTGCGGGACGCTAcgccgagggagacggcgagtTCCACGCGTGGAGGAACGGCACacttcggcggcggaggcgaacggaggcggagcgagcagagaggagacggcggcaaGAAATGGAAGAGCAGAGCTACCAAAAAACTCGCGAAAGTGAATGGCTGTGGGGTCTGTCGCTCCCATGTCCGGCCCTCTCTCCAAGCGACGAgggtgctgctgcagaggccccCGCGTGTGACGTTTCTCTctgcgaaggaggagacggTCGCAGAGAGTCCCCTACTGACGAGCAAGACAGGTCATGTCTTTCGCCCCATCCGCGTTTGCCTTTGGCTCCGTCCACTGTCCGGTCCCTGCACGCAGAATCATGGTCACTTTCAGAGTCATCCAAGTCTCCTTCGTCCGTTTCCTCTcgtccctcctctccctcttcttcgccctcacTGACGGCCTGTTGCGCGGCTGGGCCCGCGCCTTTCACACTGCACCTGTCGCGCGGAATAGATGGACTGCGGGGCGactgcgcggcggaagctCCGCCGAATCCTCTATTGCCCCCAGCTCGGCAGCCTCTCGAAGCGAGTGAGTGGCAGCTTATTAAGACTGCCTTGCATATTCTACGCGGTCGGGGTGTCTGCGGCCTGATATGTGAACCAGGCGGGAGTCTCCTGTCTGCTGGTTCTGcaaaggaggcggcgacagagcGACAGCGGTACATatgcctgcctctctccgcggacTTGTGGCAAACCGGCGGGTATCAAGGGGAGAATCCGTTTGTCAGCTCTCTTGCAGGGGCCGAAGCGGGCTCCCGAGAGCCTGGGGGGAGCGATCTGCTGTGGGGCACGGCGACCCACCTGCGGAAAGGGCGAGAGGGGTCGTGCCTCGCGGGGGGAGATGCCGCACAGCCGGGAAAGAGGCACGTTCTCCACGATGACTGCAGCGGGGACCGAAGACCAAGAAAGCGCTTCTGGAGACTGAACGAAGAAGCGCTCGACCAGCTGAGGTGCTTCCTCGAGTTCCGCGTCAGCCGCCGGCGGTCCCGAATGCTCCAAGATGAGCACTTCCTCACCTGTCCagccgcgctggagcgccgcgcttcgccctTCCCGCCCACGAGGGGACGGGAGCGCTCGCCTGTGAGTGTCCAGGACACGGTCTTAG GTGCCGCCTTCGGGCGCCCCGACTCCACAGACCTGCTCGGACCGCTGCTCGCGTGCGtgcccccgcgcccgcctgcgccgccccgcaGAGAAAGGAGCAAAGCCGACCGATTCGCGGGTCGGCGCGCCCCGCCACCCGAGTCTGCgccggctcgcgccgccgtgctgcgcagctgcaggatgGCAGCCGAGGCCTTagcggcaggcggcgtggagggtcccccgccggcgggggcagggggtggcgacgcagcagctgcgggaCGCTGGGAGTGCGGGTCAGCGGGCGCGGGTGTGCCTCGAGAAGGCTCCTCGGGCAGGACAGAGGGGGGCTTTTCGGCGGGTCACGTCGGAGccggaaagaagagaagcagagggaAAGCAAGCGCGGGGGCAGCGCACAGTCACGTCTGGTCCTGGAACTGGGAAGCCGTGGGCGGTGACTATGGCCTTGACAACCGTGGCATCTATCGACGGTATGCGGAGGCGATACTTGATCAGCAGGCACGGCGGCGCAAGCGCCGCTTAGAGTCCGATGGACAGGTGGGATGCTTCGGCTGGAGAAGAGACTACGTTATGCGGTTGTTAAAAAAGGCAAGCAGCAGAAGCCCACAGGGGGACGACTGCGAGGACGAGCGAATGGGGGACGACGACGGGAGTCGTGGCCTGGCTCACCGACGAGATGGCATTGAGAATCTCGGCGAGTCCATTGAAGACCGGTTCTACCGCGCTCTGAATCGATTCGTAGACCCGGGAGCTCTGTGGGGACTTGGCGCTGCCCATGCGGGGagcgcgccagacgcctcTTCCAGTCGAGGGGGCGCCGAATCCATTGCCGGTAATTTCTCGAGTGGGAACGGGGTGAAGCGTCCCGTGAGCAGCACGGGGCGCAGGTCTGTGTTTTCGGGGGACGAATGTAGCGAAATCGacacagaggaagacgaggaggatcCAACCGTCCAGCGAAGACTCCGGAGAGAACGGAGAGCCGCAGCAAacgaagcagcggcagcagcagcggcagaggaggggccgtcgctcgcgggtCCGTGTGGGCACTccgccacgcggcgcagctcttcTCCTGCTACTAGTCAAGAGAGCTCTCGATTCCCtgcagcttcctcctcttcaacTACAGCGGTAAAAAAACCGCTGCCAGCCAGTCGTAAACCTGGCAGACCTAGGAAAGCGTCTGCGGGGCCCGCGTCGACGGCGGGATCTTCTGCTGtgagctcgccgccggctgcggcggcccccgGAGTGCCTGATCCGCGGACTGTCCCCAGCAGGGATTCACACGGGCGTTTTCTGCCTGGGGGTtcgcccgcgtccgcctcgcctgtgtGTCAGCAGACCGCCGTGGCTGACCAGAAGCGgatgccgcagaggccgcctccTGGAGCGAGGGGAGCGCAAGTAGCGAAGCTCCCCATAGGCCAGTCTGACGCGCCATGTGGTGTTCAGGCCGCGAACCGCGAGAGCGATGTTAAAGCCGCTACAGGGCCGGAGGAGCACGCGGAGAATGTAAACCGCTCCGTCCCAGATTCCTCCGCCGGACGCGCGAGCGGGGAGCATGCCCTACGTGGAGGAACGCAGATTCTGTCACAAAGAGCATCACTAAAAGCCGATTCCGGGGACGGCCGCGAGCCTTCGCATGCGGGTGGGgttgctgcggcagcagcacctGAAGGCCGCACGTTAAGCGCAGCTGACCATGCTCTGTCTCGCGATTTTGAGGCCAATCCGGCTacgcgagggcggggcgaaggcggggaAGGGGCTGAAGATTCGTGGGAAGGCGTGGCGGCTAAGCAGCCTGATCCTCAGGAAGAGGAaactccgccgccgtctgagGCAGCAAAGGTGGTCGTTTCAGGGCAGCCCAAGTCCCAGTCCgatgaggcagacgcgcctgaGTTGGACGCCGCGAAACGCGTCCAGGACACAACAGACGAGCAGGAACAGGATGGTGTCTCTTCGGTCTCCCTGTCTCCAGTCATCAGCGTCGAGTCTCCTGTCGAGGGGCTGTCCACGTGCGGAGTGAGGCCCGCAGCTGCGAGTGGCAGTGCAGGCGCGCCCCATGTTTCTCAGCGTAGTGGATTGGACGGGACGGGACGAGGGAACGAGTCCGGGGAGACCCAtagcgcgtcttcgccgtctggcGCGGGTCTGCATTATGAGTCGCGGTTTCACGACGCCAGTTGCGCGACGGGCGGGGGCGCGGGGCAGGCTGACCGCGCAGGAGGCCCGGATGAAGTTccgtctccggcggcgcagccgccgcagcggctgggcGAGTGGggcccagcggcggcggccgccggggcCGGGACCGTGCAGGTTGTCTCTCTGGGCAGCCTTCCGCCGCAGTTCTCAGCCGTGCCCCACGGGCACCAGTTCGCGCGCTACCCAGAGCAGTTTCAGCACCACCTCGCACACCAGCAGCTGTCGCACCGGCAGTGGGTGCAGCAGCatcaggctgcggcggcgtacTACGCAGTGCATGGGTTTCAGCATCACGGACAGAttttcgcggcgcccgcagtgTATGCGGCGGGGTCCGGCGGGGGCCGCCCAGGCTGCGGGTCTGTGCAGGCGCTGCACGGTGTCGCGGGCTCGGTTTCCTCAGCGAGTTCCGCGTCGAGTTGCGCTGACGCTGGCCTGCCGGCAGGACAACTCGTAGCCCTCTCTGTGCCGGATGTTTGCGCGTCGGCGCATCCATCACCCCCCCGCGCGATCGAGCTCGGCTTCTTTCCACAGGCGAATGGCCATGTTCTGACCAGCCGACCCGGGAGCGCGCCATCAGACTCATTcgatgcagcggccgccagaGGGGGCCCGCCCGAGGGGTGCAGGCTCGACGTCGGTCACTTCAGAGACGGAGACACGTGCGCAGTGACAGAGTGCGCGGGGGGTTCGGCTGCGCTATccaggggggggcggctcAAGGCTGAAGGGGATAGCCTCGCTCAACACTGCGCGGGCACGATGGCGGTTGCCTtggggggcgggagggcgccACGAAGCTCTGCCGCCGAGCAGGTGATTGACTTGACAGAAGATGACTGA